One genomic region from Campylobacter sp. RM5004 encodes:
- the lepA gene encoding translation elongation factor 4, with protein MRNIRNFSIIAHIDHGKSTLADCLITTCNAIEQRKMSKQVMDTMDIEKERGITIKAQSVRLNYVYNNENYILNLIDTPGHVDFSYEVSRSLASCEGALLVVDASQGVQAQTIANVYMALEHDLEIIPVINKIDLPAANPQRVKDEIEHIIGIDCSNAIEVSAKSGIGINELLQAICERIPAPVSKANKLKALIYDSWFDSYLGALALVRVRDGEIKKNDEIYLMHEGVKHSVLDLRYPHPLNPMQTDSIKAGEVGIVVLGLKDIAAISVGDTITLAKDKADEPIAGFAKAKAFVFAGIYPIDTDKFEDLRDALDKLKLNDSSISYEPETSLALGFGFRVGFLGLLHMEVIKERLEREFNLDLIATAPSVTYEVNLTDGTILNIQNPSDLPPVNKIDHIKEPYVKATIITPSEFLGNLITLLNNRRGIQTKMDYITESRVLLEYDIPMNEIIMDFYDRLKSLTKGYASFDYEFCDYRVGDLVKLDIRVAGEAVDALSIIVPNQKALSKGRDLVAAMKEIVPRQLFEVAIQASIGNKIIARENVKSMGKNVTAKCYGGDITRKRKLLEKQKEGKKRMKAIGKVSLPQEAFLSILKID; from the coding sequence ATGCGTAATATAAGAAACTTTTCAATAATAGCTCATATTGACCATGGTAAAAGCACTTTAGCAGATTGCTTGATTACAACTTGTAATGCGATAGAACAACGCAAAATGAGTAAACAAGTAATGGATACTATGGATATAGAAAAAGAGCGTGGAATAACAATAAAAGCTCAATCAGTGAGATTAAATTATGTTTATAACAATGAAAATTATATTTTAAATCTAATTGACACTCCAGGTCACGTGGATTTTTCTTATGAGGTTAGCCGTAGTCTTGCTAGTTGCGAAGGTGCTTTGCTTGTAGTTGATGCTTCTCAAGGTGTTCAAGCTCAAACAATTGCTAATGTTTATATGGCGCTTGAGCATGATTTAGAAATAATTCCTGTAATTAATAAAATTGACCTTCCTGCTGCAAATCCACAAAGGGTAAAGGATGAAATTGAGCATATCATAGGAATTGATTGCTCTAATGCAATAGAAGTTAGTGCAAAATCAGGAATAGGAATTAATGAATTATTACAAGCAATTTGCGAAAGAATTCCAGCACCAGTTAGTAAGGCTAATAAATTAAAAGCTTTAATTTATGATAGTTGGTTTGATAGTTATTTGGGAGCTTTAGCTTTAGTTAGAGTAAGAGATGGAGAGATTAAGAAAAACGATGAAATATATTTAATGCACGAAGGAGTAAAACATAGTGTATTAGATTTACGCTATCCACATCCACTAAATCCTATGCAAACAGATAGTATTAAAGCAGGTGAAGTAGGAATTGTTGTTTTAGGTCTTAAAGATATTGCAGCAATTAGCGTAGGAGATACGATAACTTTAGCAAAGGATAAGGCAGACGAGCCAATTGCTGGTTTTGCTAAGGCAAAGGCTTTTGTTTTTGCAGGAATTTATCCTATTGATACTGATAAATTTGAAGATTTAAGAGATGCTTTAGATAAGTTAAAATTAAATGATAGTTCAATTTCTTATGAGCCTGAGACTTCTTTAGCTTTAGGGTTTGGCTTTAGGGTAGGGTTTTTAGGGCTTTTACATATGGAAGTTATAAAAGAGCGTTTAGAGCGTGAGTTTAATTTGGACTTAATAGCAACTGCTCCAAGTGTTACTTATGAAGTAAATTTAACAGATGGGACTATATTAAATATTCAAAATCCAAGCGATTTACCGCCGGTAAATAAGATTGATCACATTAAAGAGCCTTATGTAAAAGCAACAATAATAACTCCTAGTGAATTCTTAGGTAATTTAATAACACTTTTAAATAATCGTCGCGGAATTCAAACAAAAATGGATTATATAACAGAAAGCAGAGTTTTACTTGAATACGACATACCTATGAATGAAATTATTATGGATTTTTACGATAGGCTAAAATCTTTAACTAAAGGTTATGCGAGTTTTGATTATGAATTTTGCGATTATAGAGTAGGGGATTTAGTAAAGCTTGATATAAGAGTAGCAGGTGAAGCCGTTGATGCTCTAAGTATTATAGTGCCAAATCAAAAGGCTTTAAGCAAAGGAAGAGATTTGGTAGCTGCTATGAAAGAAATAGTTCCAAGACAATTATTTGAAGTTGCAATTCAAGCAAGTATCGGAAATAAAATCATAGCTCGTGAGAATGTAAAATCAATGGGTAAAAACGTTACTGCTAAGTGTTACGGCGGTGATATTACTAGAAAAAGAAAGCTTCTTGAAAAGCAAAAAGAAGGTAAAAAGCGTATGAAAGCTATCGGTAAAGTTAGCTTACCACAAGAAGCATTCTTAAGTATTTTAAAGATTGATTAA
- a CDS encoding DUF535 family protein codes for MNCIKYNYVKHDSLFKNYFRYLKFSFRKMFYKKNYNILNDICFHTSDKASCFFKNNNSLVVDLLHKKYGCQCFSFKQGYECFKRDLELISFYYGDIFSSQKQLLLKLDNEYSIYLKNTPRMINEGMFLLSLHFNNKAIYDLNFIILDDGILITCLQGCGDIKEDLKNFTKKFYGLRPITFMIFYTFLFAKQIGLKFVYGVNDKYAISNFKRGKKRKGKIINIHNLDSVYEENCSVLEQYLGYKKLEFKLTPIEEIASKKRSMYKKRYEFLKSLIPVSNS; via the coding sequence ATGAATTGTATTAAATATAACTATGTAAAACACGATAGTCTATTTAAGAATTATTTTAGATATTTAAAATTTAGTTTTAGAAAGATGTTTTATAAGAAAAATTATAATATTTTGAATGATATTTGTTTTCATACTTCAGATAAAGCATCTTGTTTCTTTAAAAATAATAATTCATTAGTAGTTGATTTATTACACAAAAAATATGGTTGTCAATGTTTTAGCTTTAAGCAGGGTTATGAATGCTTTAAAAGAGATTTAGAACTAATAAGTTTTTATTATGGTGATATTTTTTCTAGCCAAAAACAATTATTGTTGAAACTTGATAATGAATATTCTATATATTTAAAAAACACGCCTAGAATGATTAATGAAGGTATGTTTTTATTAAGTCTTCATTTTAATAATAAAGCTATATATGATTTAAATTTTATTATTTTGGATGATGGTATTTTAATAACATGTTTGCAAGGTTGTGGTGATATAAAGGAAGATTTAAAAAATTTTACTAAAAAATTTTATGGTTTAAGACCTATTACTTTTATGATTTTTTACACTTTTTTATTTGCAAAGCAAATTGGTTTAAAATTTGTATATGGTGTTAATGATAAATATGCAATATCAAATTTTAAAAGAGGTAAAAAAAGAAAAGGAAAAATTATCAATATTCATAATTTAGATAGTGTTTACGAAGAAAATTGTAGTGTTTTAGAACAATATCTAGGTTATAAAAAATTAGAATTCAAACTTACCCCAATAGAAGAAATAGCGTCTAAAAAACGCTCAATGTATAAAAAAAGATATGAGTTTTTAAAATCCTTAATTCCTGTTTCAAATTCTTGA
- a CDS encoding 4Fe-4S binding protein, which yields MKEFAYLKKADFINDLGSQIKLIETPTSEKFLVANDKAINALIYAPEIDFYINNTKDFNLEKLNKLYEARAINYDYSNEINLYAKIDKRICILFDDEELKNKLTDNGFKAICVKEFEFVYGGIGSLVIVTKAGEIDCDLAISNDDLENHAVIKNDEFLFEKLNSLTGNISFVRKIEFNSSLCQLDGRRSEHCGWCVDACPSVALASDDNKIILSEIDCINCAKCVSVCPTNALEFCEFNKDCIKEISKIYKNEQIIITDDYQNNIDLKHFLPFNIPLNLLDELILMHLINTTCKSIVIIGKISEFLAEKIKLVNDIIFAITGKIAIYTNISLDEVSSELVSEFHSSESNFRLNKRELFGLKISSMLQGANKGEVNAKNYAKISIDESKCTLCASCAGACNTNAILADSKTNSIIFNASLCTSCGYCVSSCAEKDTIFMQNDILELNPASFTHQTLARDELFACIECGKEFATKKSIDKIVGILGATFSADITKKYSLYCCADCKAKIMMLKQAQVFEDSDNFFAPLKEKLNNFLKV from the coding sequence ATGAAAGAGTTTGCATATTTAAAAAAAGCTGATTTTATAAATGATTTAGGCTCACAAATAAAGCTTATAGAAACTCCAACAAGTGAGAAATTTCTAGTAGCAAACGATAAGGCAATAAATGCTTTAATATATGCACCAGAGATTGATTTTTATATAAATAATACAAAAGATTTTAATTTAGAAAAATTAAATAAATTATATGAAGCAAGAGCTATTAATTATGATTATTCAAATGAGATTAATTTATACGCAAAGATAGATAAAAGAATTTGCATTTTATTTGATGATGAAGAGCTTAAAAATAAGCTTACTGATAATGGATTTAAGGCAATTTGCGTTAAGGAATTTGAATTCGTATATGGCGGCATTGGCTCACTTGTAATAGTTACTAAAGCTGGTGAAATAGATTGTGATTTGGCTATTTCAAACGATGATTTAGAAAATCACGCAGTAATTAAAAATGATGAATTTTTATTTGAAAAATTAAACTCATTAACAGGAAATATAAGCTTTGTTAGAAAAATTGAGTTTAACTCAAGCTTATGCCAACTTGATGGGCGTAGGAGCGAGCATTGTGGCTGGTGCGTAGATGCGTGTCCTAGTGTTGCACTTGCAAGTGATGATAATAAAATAATCTTAAGTGAAATAGATTGTATAAATTGTGCTAAATGTGTTAGCGTATGTCCAACAAATGCGCTTGAGTTTTGTGAGTTTAATAAAGACTGCATAAAAGAAATTAGCAAAATCTATAAAAACGAACAAATAATAATCACTGATGATTATCAAAATAATATTGATTTAAAACACTTTTTACCTTTTAATATTCCTTTAAATTTGCTTGATGAATTAATATTAATGCATTTAATAAATACAACCTGTAAAAGCATTGTAATTATTGGAAAAATTAGCGAATTTCTAGCAGAAAAAATCAAGCTTGTAAATGATATTATCTTTGCAATTACCGGCAAAATAGCTATTTATACAAATATTAGCCTTGATGAAGTTTCTAGTGAATTAGTAAGCGAATTTCACTCAAGCGAAAGTAATTTTAGATTAAATAAAAGAGAGCTTTTTGGACTTAAAATCTCTTCAATGTTGCAAGGTGCAAATAAAGGTGAAGTAAATGCAAAAAATTATGCAAAAATTAGCATAGATGAGAGCAAATGCACCTTATGTGCTTCGTGTGCAGGTGCATGTAATACTAACGCAATTTTAGCTGATAGCAAGACTAATTCTATTATTTTTAATGCTTCACTATGCACAAGCTGTGGGTATTGTGTAAGCTCATGCGCTGAAAAAGATACTATCTTTATGCAAAATGATATTTTAGAGCTAAATCCAGCTAGTTTTACTCATCAAACTTTAGCTCGTGATGAATTGTTTGCCTGTATTGAATGTGGAAAAGAATTCGCAACTAAAAAATCAATTGATAAAATCGTAGGTATTTTAGGAGCTACTTTTAGTGCTGATATAACGAAAAAATATTCATTATATTGCTGTGCTGATTGTAAGGCTAAAATAATGATGTTAAAACAAGCTCAAGTTTTTGAAGATAGCGATAATTTCTTCGCTCCATTAAAAGAAAAATTAAATAATTTTTTAAAGGTGTAA
- the selA gene encoding L-seryl-tRNA(Sec) selenium transferase has product MLPQISKLINAFNDKPSYLVSALAKELIAELRIANKEQTYEMILNELDKRINQALLKAPKVLINATGVVLHTNLGRALISEEDFMWLKDFHTNNINLEFDLGTNSRGKRDEYLINLLKILFNCEDALVVNNNAAAVFLVLNTLGKNEGVITSRAELVEIGGGFRVSEVMRESGARLIEVGTTNKTNLRDYENELENAAMILKTHKSNFYIGGFSEEVDVITLNELARKNEKIFYYDLGSGYTDCINDSLKDEPSLKSLIANGISLISFSGDKLFASTQAGIILGKKTLIERLRKNQLLRMFRLNKTSLLMLTRAVQNYLEKDYKRLPSLALINDKKQDVLAKAKTLQELINLGEIIESKSLVGGGSMPDKLLNGYALKIKANKCKIKELLDKGVVANYDKDSVIIDLRSVLPSQLECLAKIIKEVFKEK; this is encoded by the coding sequence ATGTTACCCCAAATATCTAAATTAATTAATGCCTTTAATGATAAACCAAGTTATCTAGTAAGTGCTTTAGCAAAAGAGCTAATAGCAGAACTAAGAATTGCTAATAAAGAACAAACTTATGAAATGATACTCAACGAACTTGACAAAAGAATTAATCAAGCCTTATTAAAAGCTCCAAAAGTTTTAATAAATGCAACAGGAGTAGTGCTACATACTAACTTAGGTCGTGCTTTAATTAGTGAAGAAGATTTTATGTGGCTTAAGGATTTTCATACTAATAATATTAATTTGGAATTTGATTTAGGAACTAATTCTCGTGGAAAAAGAGATGAATATTTAATAAATCTTTTAAAAATCTTATTTAACTGCGAAGATGCTTTAGTGGTTAATAATAACGCTGCTGCTGTATTTTTAGTATTAAATACCTTAGGTAAAAACGAAGGAGTAATTACAAGTAGAGCCGAATTAGTAGAAATCGGCGGTGGGTTTAGAGTAAGTGAAGTAATGCGTGAAAGCGGTGCAAGGCTTATTGAAGTTGGTACAACAAATAAAACTAATTTAAGAGATTATGAAAACGAATTAGAAAACGCTGCAATGATACTTAAAACTCATAAGTCAAACTTTTATATAGGTGGTTTTAGCGAAGAAGTTGATGTAATTACTTTAAATGAACTAGCTAGAAAAAATGAAAAAATATTTTATTATGACTTAGGAAGTGGTTATACAGATTGTATAAATGATAGCCTAAAAGATGAGCCAAGTTTAAAAAGCCTAATAGCAAATGGTATTAGTTTAATCTCTTTTAGTGGGGATAAATTATTTGCAAGCACTCAAGCAGGAATAATTTTAGGTAAAAAAACGCTAATTGAAAGACTTCGCAAAAATCAGCTCCTAAGAATGTTTAGATTAAATAAAACTAGCCTTTTAATGCTAACTCGTGCAGTGCAAAACTATTTAGAAAAAGATTATAAAAGACTACCTAGCTTAGCATTAATAAATGATAAAAAGCAAGATGTTTTAGCTAAGGCAAAAACCTTACAAGAGCTAATTAATTTAGGCGAAATAATAGAGAGCAAAAGCCTTGTAGGGGGTGGCTCAATGCCTGATAAATTATTAAATGGCTATGCTTTAAAAATCAAAGCTAATAAATGCAAAATAAAAGAGCTTTTAGATAAAGGCGTAGTGGCTAATTATGATAAAGATAGCGTGATAATTGATTTAAGAAGCGTTTTACCTAGTCAATTAGAATGCTTAGCAAAAATAATTAAAGAAGTTTTTAAGGAGAAATAA
- the bcp gene encoding thioredoxin-dependent thiol peroxidase, whose product MDFSLLNQDEVAINLSDFRGKKVIVFFYPKAFTPGCTKQNCELSENYDKLLDNGYVLIGISPDKCEKLAKFKNDYNLNQILLSDENKEVAKLFGAWGIKKNYGKEYEGLIRSCFVLDENGEIIKEYRNHKATGFATRLMKDLLEK is encoded by the coding sequence ATGGACTTTTCATTACTAAATCAAGATGAAGTTGCGATTAATTTAAGTGATTTTCGTGGTAAAAAGGTGATAGTATTTTTCTATCCAAAGGCATTTACTCCAGGTTGTACTAAGCAAAATTGTGAGTTAAGTGAAAATTATGATAAATTGCTTGATAATGGTTATGTGTTAATTGGAATTAGCCCTGATAAGTGTGAAAAATTAGCGAAATTTAAGAATGATTATAATCTAAATCAGATTTTATTAAGCGATGAGAATAAAGAAGTAGCTAAGCTTTTTGGTGCTTGGGGAATTAAGAAAAATTATGGAAAAGAATATGAAGGGCTTATTCGCTCTTGTTTTGTGCTTGATGAAAACGGCGAAATCATAAAAGAATACCGCAATCATAAAGCAACAGGCTTTGCTACAAGACTTATGAAAGATTTGTTAGAAAAATAA
- a CDS encoding HAMP domain-containing sensor histidine kinase codes for MNKNILDSLDLSDKQSFADGLKALIEQTYVVENEYKALKTSYDSLMLMINEIIEVLPSAIWVLDENKNLIVKNKLANDELFKQIDLSKEHYELEFLNNFYQIKLINYADKLLIMATNITKEKRDERLVSMGQVAANLAHEIRNPIGSVSLLAGVLFSKVELKNKHIVLQMQDAIKRVERIIESTLLFTRGFKLNKYEFNLEELNEECLNVFNNYNKNDEIILSECYFEPFAINADKSLLTLVLSNLIYNAVDACEESGSIKIIGKKYDDIYKISVFDSGEKITNQANLFEAFNTTKLKGNGLGLALCKQICTAHNAKIYYLDEPKSFNIEL; via the coding sequence ATGAATAAAAATATCTTAGATAGTTTAGATTTATCGGATAAGCAGAGTTTTGCTGATGGGCTAAAGGCATTAATTGAGCAAACTTATGTGGTAGAAAACGAATATAAAGCACTTAAAACTTCTTATGATAGTTTAATGCTAATGATAAATGAGATTATAGAAGTTTTACCAAGTGCTATTTGGGTCTTAGATGAAAATAAAAATCTAATAGTAAAAAATAAGCTTGCAAATGATGAATTATTTAAGCAAATTGACCTTAGCAAAGAGCATTATGAATTAGAATTTTTAAATAATTTTTATCAAATAAAATTAATCAATTACGCCGATAAACTTCTAATAATGGCTACAAATATCACTAAAGAAAAGCGAGATGAAAGGCTTGTTTCTATGGGGCAAGTTGCAGCAAATCTTGCTCATGAAATTAGAAATCCCATTGGCTCAGTTTCACTTCTAGCGGGTGTGCTATTTAGCAAGGTTGAGCTTAAAAATAAGCATATAGTTTTGCAAATGCAAGATGCAATTAAAAGGGTTGAACGAATAATTGAAAGTACCTTGCTCTTTACTCGTGGCTTTAAGCTAAATAAATATGAGTTTAATTTAGAAGAATTAAATGAGGAATGCTTAAATGTCTTTAATAATTACAATAAAAATGATGAAATAATCCTTAGCGAATGCTATTTTGAGCCTTTTGCTATAAATGCTGATAAATCATTATTAACATTAGTTTTAAGCAATCTTATTTATAACGCTGTTGATGCTTGTGAAGAAAGCGGAAGTATAAAAATCATAGGCAAAAAATACGATGATATTTATAAAATTAGCGTTTTTGATAGTGGCGAAAAAATCACAAATCAAGCTAATTTATTTGAAGCATTTAATACTACGAAACTTAAAGGCAATGGCTTAGGTTTAGCGCTTTGCAAACAGATTTGCACCGCACACAATGCAAAGATTTATTATCTTGATGAGCCAAAAAGTTTTAATATAGAATTATAA
- the serA gene encoding phosphoglycerate dehydrogenase → MNKILVLDGVSELATKILEKDCKVIAIPKISEEELLKAVVDTDAIILRSATKITEKVLEHANRLKVIGRAGVGVDNIDIKAATKKGVIVVNAPNGNTNAATEHTMALMLSLARMIPNAHTSIKNGLWDRKSFVGIELKDKTLGVLGLGRIGAGVAARAQAFGMKVIGYDPYLSHERAEQIQVKKCELDEVFANADFITLHLPLTDETKEMINEKSIAKMKKGVRIINAARGECINIDDLTKALKDGRVAGAALDVFPNEPLGNHEITTLENVVLTPHLGASTIEAQEGVAVDVAIAIKDALNGELVVSALNAVPVSPEMLNKIKPYFNLVKALGFIACEVSNSAIKQVYIEYSNMFKELDTRALSQVMLTGLLNSILQEKVNMVNAPVLAQSRGISLIEQKSDEVNNQIKVKIVSELGEHEIKGALMSDKSAYVSGIDDYDIKFEPTGVLLLVPHDNVPGMIGQIGTILGAAGINILSMQVSKTHVSGENIMAISVNKKPLKNDYKKLCELAGVHGVKIIDCSEICDD, encoded by the coding sequence ATGAATAAGATTTTGGTTTTAGATGGGGTTAGCGAATTAGCTACAAAGATTTTAGAAAAAGATTGCAAAGTAATTGCAATCCCTAAAATTAGTGAAGAAGAATTGTTAAAAGCAGTTGTTGATACTGATGCGATAATTCTTAGAAGTGCTACTAAAATTACAGAAAAAGTACTTGAACACGCAAATAGATTAAAAGTAATCGGAAGAGCTGGTGTTGGGGTTGATAATATTGACATTAAAGCAGCTACTAAAAAAGGCGTAATAGTAGTAAATGCACCAAATGGCAATACAAATGCAGCGACAGAACATACAATGGCATTAATGCTAAGTCTTGCAAGGATGATACCGAATGCTCATACAAGTATTAAAAATGGCTTATGGGATAGAAAAAGCTTCGTAGGAATTGAGCTAAAGGATAAAACCTTAGGCGTTTTAGGATTAGGAAGAATTGGAGCAGGGGTTGCTGCTAGAGCTCAAGCTTTTGGAATGAAAGTTATTGGATATGATCCATATTTAAGCCATGAAAGAGCAGAACAAATTCAAGTTAAAAAATGCGAATTAGATGAGGTTTTTGCTAATGCTGATTTTATTACCTTACACTTGCCATTAACCGATGAAACAAAAGAAATGATAAATGAAAAAAGCATAGCAAAGATGAAAAAAGGCGTAAGAATTATTAATGCTGCAAGGGGTGAATGTATTAATATTGATGATTTAACAAAGGCTTTAAAGGATGGCAGGGTTGCAGGAGCTGCACTTGATGTATTTCCTAATGAGCCACTAGGAAATCACGAAATTACAACGCTAGAAAATGTTGTCCTAACTCCACATTTAGGAGCATCTACAATTGAAGCTCAAGAAGGCGTAGCCGTTGATGTAGCAATTGCTATTAAAGATGCTTTAAATGGTGAATTAGTTGTAAGTGCATTAAACGCTGTGCCAGTTAGCCCTGAAATGCTAAATAAAATTAAGCCTTATTTTAATCTAGTAAAAGCTTTAGGATTTATCGCTTGTGAAGTTAGTAATTCAGCTATAAAACAAGTTTATATTGAATATTCAAATATGTTTAAAGAGCTAGATACTAGGGCTTTAAGTCAAGTAATGCTTACGGGATTACTTAATTCTATTTTGCAAGAAAAAGTAAATATGGTTAATGCACCTGTTTTAGCTCAAAGTAGGGGAATTAGCCTAATAGAGCAAAAAAGTGATGAAGTAAATAATCAAATAAAAGTAAAAATCGTAAGCGAATTAGGAGAGCATGAAATAAAAGGTGCTTTAATGAGCGATAAGAGTGCTTATGTTAGCGGAATTGATGATTATGATATTAAATTTGAACCTACTGGGGTGCTGCTTTTAGTTCCACACGATAACGTGCCTGGTATGATAGGACAAATCGGAACTATTTTAGGTGCTGCTGGTATAAATATTCTTAGCATGCAAGTTAGCAAAACCCATGTAAGTGGTGAAAATATCATGGCAATTAGCGTTAATAAAAAGCCTTTAAAGAATGATTATAAAAAGCTTTGTGAATTAGCAGGAGTTCATGGGGTTAAGATAATTGATTGCAGTGAGATTTGCGATGATTAA
- a CDS encoding histidine phosphatase family protein, with amino-acid sequence MIKLILLRHGQTNWNKEGRYQGQIDTDLSPLGEEQASKLALALKPLKIDYFIASPLKRAYETACKSAKYHDLEVIKDERLLEINHGTWEGKLSSEIDEDLLRLWKSAPHLVKMPNGENLDDILARVKLALDEYLTKYDGKTIAVFAHDAVNKVLLAYVLGLELSSFWNITQDNTCINVLELSKDFTKIITLNNTSHLGYLFTDEIQKGL; translated from the coding sequence ATGATTAAGCTAATATTACTTAGACACGGACAAACAAACTGGAATAAAGAAGGCAGATACCAAGGACAAATTGATACTGATTTAAGCCCTTTGGGAGAAGAGCAAGCTAGCAAACTTGCTCTTGCTTTAAAGCCTTTAAAGATTGATTATTTTATTGCAAGCCCACTAAAAAGAGCTTATGAGACAGCTTGTAAAAGTGCAAAATATCATGATTTAGAAGTGATAAAAGATGAGAGATTGCTAGAGATTAATCACGGCACTTGGGAAGGCAAATTATCAAGCGAAATTGATGAGGATTTATTAAGACTTTGGAAGAGTGCTCCGCATTTAGTAAAAATGCCTAATGGAGAGAACTTAGATGATATTTTAGCTAGAGTAAAACTTGCTTTAGATGAGTATTTAACAAAATATGATGGAAAAACTATTGCAGTATTTGCTCATGATGCTGTTAATAAGGTATTGCTTGCTTATGTTTTAGGCTTAGAGCTTAGTTCGTTTTGGAATATAACTCAAGATAATACTTGTATAAATGTCTTAGAACTTTCAAAGGATTTTACAAAAATTATAACCTTAAATAATACAAGCCATTTAGGATATTTATTTACAGACGAAATTCAAAAAGGTTTATAA